A segment of the Bacteroides intestinalis DSM 17393 genome:
TGCCCGAACGTAGTTGGTAAGTTTTTCCGTTATTATCTTGCAAGTAACTTCCCGAAGCAATCTTTATCCAGTTTTTAGGCCGGTATTTGGCAAAAATGTGCAGGACTGTAGCCGTGTCACTGATTTCGACCTGGCTGACTTCAATAGAAGTGGTGTTACTTACGACGAACGGAGGTTGTTCAATCACTTTGTTTTTAGCTTGAATGGTGCAGCACATGCATAGTAGCAGACTGCTGAGGAGAAAATTGAGCTTTTTCATACTATATAGTTTTTACCAAAGTTACGAATCTTTCGTAACCGTAGAACATCTTGCTTGTTAATTGATGTAAAACGAATGAAAAATGTAGTTTTTCAGTGTAACTTTGGGTCATCTTAATATCTATTAAATCATGAGAACCAAAGCTTTAATTTTTGGATTGCTGCTGGCAGCTTCTACTCATGCCCAGCTTCTTTATCACGATGCTTCCGCTTTCCCCCTGTTAGGCAAAGCTACGGATGCTACTCTTACCCGTTACGAACGCCTTCCGGCTTCTCTGGAATCTGTTTCCCGTAAACCGCTCTGGGATTTAGGACGTAACAGTGCCGGACTTGCTTTGCGCTTCCGTTCCAACTCTACATGCATTGGGGCAAAGTGGGAAGTGAGGGATAACAGAAGTATGAACCACATGACCCCTACCGGAATCAAAGGATTGGATCTGTATTGTCTGCAAGATGGTAAGTGGGTCTTTGCCGGTAGCGGGCGACCTCAAGGAAAGGTAAATGAGGCTACTATCGTGAAGAATATGGATCCTGAAGAACGGGAATATCTTTTATATCTTTCTTTGTATGACGGGGTCACCTCATTGGCAATCGGTGTGGATAGTCTTTCGACGCTTGACCAGCCTACTGTTGATTTGCCGGTACGTGAGAAGCCCGTTGTTTTTTATGGAACCAGTATTTTGCAGGGTGGTTGTGCTTCCCGTCCCGGAATGGCCCATACGAATATTCTGGAACGTTGGCTCAATCGTGAATGTATCAATTTAGGTTTTAGCGGTAATGCTTTGCTCGATCTGGAGATTGCGGAACTTATAGCTACGGTCGATGCTT
Coding sequences within it:
- a CDS encoding SGNH/GDSL hydrolase family protein, which gives rise to MRTKALIFGLLLAASTHAQLLYHDASAFPLLGKATDATLTRYERLPASLESVSRKPLWDLGRNSAGLALRFRSNSTCIGAKWEVRDNRSMNHMTPTGIKGLDLYCLQDGKWVFAGSGRPQGKVNEATIVKNMDPEEREYLLYLSLYDGVTSLAIGVDSLSTLDQPTVDLPVREKPVVFYGTSILQGGCASRPGMAHTNILERWLNRECINLGFSGNALLDLEIAELIATVDASMFVLDFLPNATVEQMKERAEKFYSIVRSKHPETPILFVEDPIFTHSRFDKRVAREVKAKNETIAAIFQSMKKKGEKNIYLLSSKDIIGHDGEATVDGIHFTDLGFMRYAEVLYPLIKKHIR